The Pseudomonadota bacterium genome includes a window with the following:
- a CDS encoding alpha/beta hydrolase-fold protein: protein MIRKRPLPRALFPCLLAAAIAIAAPGVSPAPAQPSAGDLEVVVGEGGFLTCWLSLGPLPVASPAAAAIDPAGVREGAKPGPATWTAISSPTRQVKLRSKKAGAWVLAASLKTDRARRLYLATGSDVGLEIFLNGRRLIERAEGRRAQPDTDLVPLDLGAGDNLLALRLSKGRGGAWTLYARLLDEQLRGATFVDVRLPGALPGARRLLRDAARLEIDREVDLERGAVRARLWLEFPGGRPVGTPAEARIRLKGAKGAAPADVALALPRTPVTSELLGEHELLGTAAPTAAIVDFAGGRLEARFSVRTVHVRTLAEARRLLAAAPAGAAPRTSVETAEFLIDHVAGLIEAGEEDARYLAAEADRALGMARELAAGRDPRAGVRGGIARLGYRSALDGRLHPYGLYVPPAWREDGERRFGLVVALHGLNSFPLKTLTTLFGVPLAEDESKLERERRPLPVGAAPMFAVAPEGFGNSNYFAYGERDALDVIGRVAERYRIDPDRIYVTGASMGGTGAASLPLHNPDLFAAAAPLCGYHSVFEYDSVRGQALRPWERSAAARRSNVSWAENGRHLPLHVVHGTQDAPRTSEVLVRRYEQLGYEVAFEKPDAGHNVWDETYEDRWIFGHFKPLKRASHPRRVTFKTGRLRHSGAHWLRVDDAEDYSAFAKADATWQADGAIAIATENARALTVLQDEILAAGRDPRIEIDGVTFEPEPPTDGAWRFHKSAGRWSAGAEPCAAIACKRAGSSGPVDDVWHEPLLFVYGTADDDETALSRRLAQALSVPRPGVTVRYPVEADVEVSAADIASRSLVIVGTPAGNSLLARIAGALPIRATRGVIEAGGRRFEGTNVAAAFVFPNPLNLARYVLVYTGASKDALFYADHLPELLPDWVIFDASTWQTKGGVVLGADRDVLAAGFFDREWRI, encoded by the coding sequence GTCGTCGTCGGGGAGGGAGGCTTCCTGACGTGCTGGCTCTCGCTCGGGCCGCTGCCCGTGGCGTCGCCCGCGGCCGCGGCGATCGATCCCGCCGGCGTCCGAGAGGGGGCGAAGCCGGGCCCCGCGACCTGGACCGCGATCTCCTCGCCGACGCGGCAGGTGAAGCTCCGCTCGAAGAAGGCCGGCGCGTGGGTGCTCGCCGCGTCCCTGAAAACGGATCGCGCGCGGCGGCTCTACCTCGCGACCGGGAGCGACGTCGGGCTCGAGATCTTCCTGAACGGCCGGAGGCTGATCGAGCGCGCGGAGGGGCGGCGCGCGCAGCCGGACACCGATCTCGTGCCGCTCGATCTCGGCGCGGGCGACAACCTGCTCGCGCTGCGCCTCTCGAAGGGACGCGGCGGCGCCTGGACCCTGTACGCGCGGCTCCTCGACGAGCAGCTCCGCGGCGCGACGTTCGTCGACGTCCGCCTGCCCGGCGCGCTGCCGGGCGCGCGGAGGCTGCTCCGGGACGCGGCGCGGCTGGAGATCGATCGCGAGGTCGATCTCGAGCGCGGCGCGGTGCGGGCGCGGCTGTGGCTCGAGTTCCCGGGCGGCCGCCCCGTGGGCACGCCCGCCGAGGCGCGGATCCGGCTCAAGGGGGCGAAGGGCGCCGCGCCGGCCGACGTCGCGCTCGCGCTGCCGCGCACGCCCGTCACCTCGGAGCTGCTCGGCGAGCACGAGCTCTTAGGAACGGCGGCGCCGACCGCGGCGATCGTCGACTTCGCCGGCGGCCGCCTCGAGGCGCGGTTCTCGGTGCGCACGGTGCACGTCCGCACCCTGGCCGAGGCGCGGCGCCTGCTCGCGGCGGCCCCGGCCGGCGCCGCCCCCCGCACGAGCGTCGAGACCGCGGAGTTCCTGATCGACCACGTCGCCGGGCTGATCGAGGCGGGCGAAGAGGACGCGCGCTACCTCGCGGCCGAGGCGGATCGCGCGCTCGGCATGGCGCGGGAGCTCGCGGCGGGTCGCGATCCGAGGGCCGGGGTCCGCGGCGGCATCGCGCGGCTCGGCTACCGCTCCGCGCTCGACGGCCGGCTGCACCCGTACGGCCTCTACGTCCCGCCCGCGTGGCGGGAGGACGGGGAGAGGCGGTTCGGGCTGGTCGTCGCGCTGCACGGGCTGAACAGCTTCCCCCTGAAGACGCTCACGACCCTCTTCGGCGTGCCGCTCGCCGAGGACGAGAGCAAGCTCGAGCGCGAGCGCCGCCCGCTCCCCGTCGGCGCGGCTCCCATGTTCGCGGTGGCGCCCGAGGGGTTCGGCAACTCGAACTACTTCGCGTACGGCGAGCGGGACGCGCTCGACGTGATCGGCCGCGTCGCCGAGCGCTACCGCATCGATCCGGACAGGATCTACGTCACCGGCGCGTCCATGGGGGGCACCGGCGCCGCCTCGCTCCCCCTGCACAACCCGGATCTCTTCGCCGCCGCCGCCCCGCTGTGCGGCTACCACAGCGTGTTCGAATACGACTCCGTGCGCGGACAGGCGCTCCGCCCGTGGGAGCGATCGGCCGCCGCCCGCCGCTCCAACGTGAGCTGGGCCGAGAACGGCCGCCACCTCCCGCTCCACGTCGTGCACGGCACGCAGGACGCGCCGCGCACCTCGGAGGTGCTCGTGCGGCGGTACGAGCAGCTCGGCTACGAGGTCGCGTTCGAGAAGCCGGACGCGGGCCACAACGTCTGGGACGAGACGTACGAGGATCGCTGGATCTTCGGCCACTTCAAGCCCCTGAAGCGCGCCTCCCACCCGCGCCGCGTCACGTTCAAGACCGGCCGGCTCCGCCACTCGGGCGCGCACTGGCTCCGCGTCGACGACGCCGAGGACTACTCCGCGTTCGCGAAGGCCGACGCGACGTGGCAGGCCGACGGCGCGATCGCGATCGCGACGGAGAACGCCCGCGCCCTGACCGTGCTCCAAGACGAGATCCTCGCGGCCGGGCGCGACCCGCGGATCGAGATCGACGGCGTGACCTTCGAACCCGAGCCGCCGACGGACGGCGCGTGGCGATTCCACAAGAGCGCCGGGCGCTGGAGCGCGGGCGCGGAGCCGTGCGCGGCGATCGCGTGCAAGCGCGCGGGCTCGAGCGGACCCGTCGACGACGTCTGGCACGAGCCGCTCCTGTTCGTCTACGGCACGGCGGACGACGACGAGACGGCGCTCTCGCGCAGGCTGGCGCAGGCGCTCAGCGTGCCCAGGCCGGGCGTGACCGTGCGCTACCCCGTCGAGGCGGACGTCGAGGTCTCGGCCGCCGACATCGCGAGCCGCTCGCTCGTGATCGTCGGCACGCCGGCGGGCAACTCCCTCCTCGCGCGGATCGCGGGCGCGCTCCCGATCCGCGCGACCCGGGGCGTCATCGAGGCGGGCGGGCGGCGGTTCGAGGGGACGAACGTGGCCGCGGCGTTCGTCTTCCCGAACCCGCTCAACCTCGCGCGCTACGTGCTCGTGTACACCGGCGCCTCGAAGGACGCGCTCTTCTACGCGGACCACCTCCCGGAGCTGCTCCCGGACTGGGTGATCTTCGACGCGTCGACCTGGCAAACCAAGGGCGGCGTCGTGCTCGGCGCGGATCGCGACGTGCTCGCGGCGGGGTTCTTCGACAGGGAGTGGCGGATCTAG